One Skermanella pratensis genomic window, AATCCGTCGCGATCATCGTGACGACGCTGGCGCTCGCCATCGCGGCGGCCCTCGCCTTCGCCTTCCTCCTCGGCCGGTATGTATCGGGCGGCATCTCGCGCATGAGCGGGGCGATGGATGCGATCGCCCACGGGCTTCTGGAGACCGAGATCCCCAACCAGGGCGAAAAGGGCGAGCTGGGCCAAATGGCCGAGTCGCTGGTCTCCTTCAAGGACAATGCCCGCCGGAGGATCGAGGCCGAAGCCAAGGCCGAGAGCGCCCGCATGCAGGCCGACTCCGACCGCCGCCAAGTCCTGGGCGACCTTGCCCAGACCTGCGAAAGCCGCCTGCTACCCTTGGCCCAGCAGGTTTCCACCGCGTCGCGCCAGCAGCTAGAGGATGCCCGCCAGCTGCTTGAGGTCGCCGAACAGGCGATGAAGCGGTCCGAGACGGTGGCCGACGAGGCCGGCATGACCGGGCGCAACCTGGGAGCGGTCGCCTCGGCGACCGAGGAGATGGCGGCATCCATTGCCGGCATTGCCGAGAACATGCTGTCCACCGCCGGCCTTGCCCGACGCAGCGTGACCGAGGCGGACCGCGTCCGCGCCGACCTGGAAAGCCTCGTCAGGGTCGCCCAGGGCGTCGGCGATGTGGTGCTGCTGATCCGTGACATCTCGGAGCAGACCAACCTCCTGGCGCTTAACGCCACGATCGAGGCGGCACGGGCCGGCGAGGCTGGGAAAGGATTCGCCGTGGTCGCCAACGAGGTGAAGAACCTGGCTTCCCAAGCGGCCCGCGCGACGGAGGAAATCTCCGCCCGGATCGACGGCATCCGCCACGAAACCCTGAACGCGACCGAAGCGATCCGGGGCATCTCGTCGATCATCCAGCAGATGGATGTCGCGACCGGATCGGTTGCGGGCGCCGTCGAGCAGCAGCGCAGCGCCACGCGCGAAATCGCCCAGACCACCCAGAGCGTCTCGGGAAGCGTCGACCGCATCGGCAGCGATATCGCGATGGTCAGCGATCACGCCCGCGAGACGGAGACGGTCGCCCGCGAACTGCAGCGGGCCGCCGAGCGGTTGGGCGGCGAGGCGACGGAAATGGAACGTACCGTTAACGACTTTATCGCGTCTATCAGGTCAATCTGATGCCGCATGGAGTTTCGGGGCGTTTTTCGTCCTGACACCACGCCCCGCGGCACCGGATTTCTTTTGGTAACACTCCCCAGCATGACTTCAGCACTCTTGTCGAGCAATCCTCCGGGCCAAGCTTTCCTGACACTGGCCCATGATTCCTATCTCGTCGTCCTGGCCTGCCTGATCTGCCTCTTCTCCTGCTACACCTCCCTCACCCTGCTTGCCCAAGCGCGCGGCTCCGGATCCCCGGAATCAGGCGCTCGCCCCGTTCTCCGGCGGCAGGATCCCCGGCGACCGCAGCAATGGGCCTGGTGCGCCGCCGCGGCCTCGGTGGCCGGGTGCGGCGCATGGGCCACGCATTTCGTCGCCATGCTGGCCTGGCTGCCCGGCGTTCAGGTCGGGTACGACCTGAAACTGACGACGCTGTCGATCATCGTCGCGATCATCGGGATGGGGCTGAGCTTCGCCGTGGCGCTTTCCGGTCGTGAAGGCGGCCTGCGGGGCGGAGCCCTCGCGGGCGCCGCCATCGCCGCGATGCATTTCATCGGCATGGCTGCGGTTCATTCGCCGGCCCGGCTCGCCCACGGCTCCCTTGAAGCCGCCGTCTCGGTGGCGCTGAGCATCGGTCTCGGCATGGCGGCGTTCCGCATGGTCGGCCGTCCTGGAGCCGCGCGGCGGTGCGCGGGCACATTGACCCTCACCGCCGCGATCTGCGCCCTCCATTTCACCGCGATGCTCGGCGTCACGGTCGAGCCCTATCCTTCCACGGCGGTGCCGGGCAACGTGATCGCGCCGCGGTCCCTGGCAATCGCGGTGGCAGCCGTCAGCATGACCATCATCACCTTCGGCCTCGCCGGCTCGATCCTTGACCAGCACCTGGCGTCGCGGGCAGAGCGGGAGGCCAGGCGCCTGCGCCGCTACGTCGCCGAACTGGAGGCGACCCAGCGGGAGCTGCGGTCTACAGCCCACGACCTTACCCGGGCGCTCGAGGCCGCGGCCGCGGCCAGCCAGGCGAAGTCGCTGTTCCTCGCCACCATGAGCCACGAGCTGCGCACGCCGCTGAACGCGGTGATCGGTTTCGCCGAACTGATGGCAAACGAGTCCTACGGGCCGCTCGGCGACGCGCGGTACCGGGATTATTCCGGCATCATCCGGGACAGCGGTTCCCACCTGCTGAACCTGATCAACGATGTGCTCGACATCTCGAAGCTCGATGCCAACCGGCTCGAACTGCTGGACGACACGGTCGACGTCCGGCACTTGCTGGCCGATGCCGTCCATATGATCAGCGGGCAGGTGGAGAAGGCGGAGCTGACGCTGTCCTGCCGGCCGCCGCCCCACGGCGTCCGGCTCAAGGCGGACGCCCGGCGGATCCGCCAGGTTCTGCTGAACCTGTTGTCGAACGCCGTCAAGTTCACGCCGTCCGGCGGTTCCATCAGCGTGACCGCGGAGCCGAGCGGCGACGGTTTCGAGATCACGGTCTGCGATACGGGGATCGGCATCGCGTCGGAGGATATCCCCACCGCCTTCGAACGGTTCGGCCAGGTCGACAACCGGTTCTGTCGCCGGTACGAGGGGACGGGTCTCGGGCTGCCGCTGGCGAAGCGCCTGATGGAACTCCACGGCGGGACATTGGACCTGGCAAGTGTGGTCGGATCGGGCACCCGGGTGTCCTGCCGCTTCCCGGCGGAGCGGATCGTGATGCTGGCCGACGCCGGCTCCTGAGCCGGCCGGCCCCTATCCGACGCTGAAGAAGCGGCGCTGCGGCAGACGCAGCACCTGGTCCGGCGCCGTCGCATGGAAGGCGCGCACGGCTTCCGCTATGCGGCGCGCGAGGATATCGGTCATGTCCAGGTGGTTCGCGGCCTTGTCCGGAAGGACGATGTCGATGTTATGGTCGCGGTCGAAAGCTGTCGTCTTCACCACCACGTGCTCCAGCCGGGGCTGTAGGTGAAGCGCCAGTTTCTGGGCGTAGTCCAGGGGGTCCAGCTGGTCGTCCCAGCTACGATCCGCGTTCAGCTTGGCCGTGCTCAGGGTTATTTCGATCTTGATCATGTCGTTCTCGACATCAGGTGCCGCGGGATGCCCACCGTCCCGGAAGTATCGGCCCGATCCCTCAACAAATCCTTTCCCGTGGATCCAAGTCACGCTCCTGCCATGCCGAGGAGTCGCAGCAGCCAACCACCGTTTGATTTGACTGCGGAAATAAGCAGAATGACGCGCTCGTGGCGCACCCCTTCCGTCCCGATCCGGCCCATCGCGTGGAAACTGAAATGTCCAGACTGTCGTTCCCCAAGGAAAAGATCTCGATCCTGCTGCTGGAAGGGATCCACGAGAATGCCGTCGTCGATCTGGCGGAGCACGGCTACACCAATGTGATCCGGCTCCCCAAGGCGCTGGACGAGGCCGACCTGATCGAACGCCTGTCCGGCGTCCACATGGTCGGGATCCGGTCGCGCTCGCAGCTGACCGAGACCGTGCTGCGCCAGGCCGACAAGCTGATGGCGATCGGATGCTTCTGCATCGGCACCAACCAAGTGGACCTCAACACCGCGCGGCGGCTCGGCATACCGGTCTTCAACGCCCCGCACAGCAACACGCGCAGCGTCGCCGAACTGGTGATGGGCGAGATCATCATGCTGATGCGCGGAATCTGGGACAAGTCGCGGATCGTCCACCAGGGCGGCTGGGTCAAGTCGGCCAAGGACAGCTACGAGATCCGCGGCAAGGTCCTGGGCATCGTCGGCTACGGCCACATCGGGACGCAGCTCTCGGTCATCGCAGAGGCGCTCGGCATGCGGGTCCGCTTCTTCGATACCCAGAAGAAGCTGGCCCTGGGCAATGCTCAGCAATGCCGCACCCTGGATGAGCTGCTGACCCTCTCGGACGTGGTCAGCCTGCACGTTCCCGACACCCCGCAGACCCGCGATATGATCGGGCCGGAACAGCTCCGCGCCATGAAGAACGGTGCCTACCTGATCAACGCGGCGCGCGGCAGCATCATCGACATCGACGCGCTGGCCGCCGCGCTGAAGTCCGGCCACCTGCGCGGCGCCGCCATCGACGTCTTCCCGGTCGAGCCGGCGAGCGACGCCGATGAGTTCGCAAGCCCGCTCCGCGACCTGCCCAACGTGATCCTGACGCCGCACATCGGCGGATCGACGATGGAGGCGCAAGCCAATATCGGGAACGAGGTGGCGCGCAAGCTGATCGAGTATTCGGACAACGGCTCGACCATGGGTGCCGTCAACTTCCCGGAGGTCCAGCTGCCGGTCCGCGAAAGCGGCGTGCGTTTCCTGCACATCCACGCGAACGTTCCCGGCGTGCTGCGGAAGCTCAACGAGGTCTTCGCGTCCCGCGGCCTGAACATGGCGGCCCAGTATCTCCAGACCGACCCGTCCATCGGTTATGTCGTGTTCGACGTCGACGGCGAGGTGGACGACCAGGAGATCCTGGCCGACATGCGCGCCATCGACGGCACGCTGCGCAGCCGCGTGCTCTACGACCGGCGGCGCTGACCCGCTCCCCCTTCCCCGCTCCCGATCAGTCCTAGAGCAGCCGCTCCGTCGTCTCCACCCGTTCATTCCTCCCGCCGCCGTCCTCGGGTTCATGCATCGGGCTCCGCACCGACACGCCATCGGGGTTGGCGCCGGTGCCGACCTGGCGGGGGTCGCGCCTGCGCCAGCGGACTTCCAGGCGGTTCATCACCGGAGTCACGGAAATGCCGTGGACCAGGATGGACACGGCGACGACGAACCCGGTCACCGCCCACAGCAGATGCTGTTCGGCCAGTTCGGTATGGTTGACCGCATAGGCCAGATAATAGAACGACCCGATGCCCCGGATGCCGAAGAACCCGATGACGGCGCGCTCCGACAGGGGCAGGCGGGTTCCGGCAAGGCCTATCAGGCCGGCCACCGGGCGGACCACGAACAGGAACGCCAGCCCCGCAAGCACGGCCTGCCACGTCAGGGCACTCAGCAGTCCCCCAGCGATCGCCCCGCCGAACAGGACCAGAACGACCATCATCAGCAGCTTCTCGATCTGTTCGGAGAAGGTGTGCAGCGATTCATTGTAATCATGTGACCGTTCGGTGTGCCGGAGCGTGGTGGCGGCGACGAAGACGGCCAGGAAGCCGTAACCGTGGACCAGCTCGGCCACACCATAGGACACCAGCGTGATCCCGAGTGCCGCCAGCCCTTCCCGCGTATCGGCGATCCGCGCCTGGGCGGGCAGCCTGAACACCAGGAAGCCCAGGAAACGGCCCACCGCCCATCCGATCGCCACGCCGGCGGTGAGCTTCCACAGGACGGCGTTCAGCAACCAGTCCACCGTCCACCAGCCGGGCCCGGTAATGCCCGCGGCGGAAGCGGCGGCCATGGCGATCGCGAGATGGGTGAAAGGAAAGGCCAGCCCGTCGTTCAACCCGGCCTCGGACGTCAGGCTGAAGCGGACCTCGTCCTCGCCGCCCGACTGTGGGGGGCCGACCTGGATATCCGATGCCAGCACCGGATCGGTCGGAGCAAGCACCGCTCCCAGCAGGATGGCCGCCGGCAGGGAAAGCCCCAGCGTCCAGACCCCGATCAGCGCTATGCCCGCGATCGACAGCGGCATGGTGACCGCGAGCAGCAGCCAGGTCGTGCGCCACCGCCTCCAGCCGACCGGCCTGTCGAGCTTCAGCCCGGCGCCGAGCAGAGCGATGATAACGACCAGTTCGGTGATGCGTTCGATGAAGGTGGACTGGGCGATGAAGTCCGGATCAGAGCTGACGCCGGGAGCGATGAACAGTCCCAGCCCGAGCAGCACGCAGAAGATCGGCAGCGACAGCGGCAAGCCACGCAGCAGCATCGGCAGCCATGCGATGCCGAGGATGACCAGACCAAGGCCGGTCAGCAGAGTGATATAGGGATCCATGAACCTGATTGCGCATTTGGGTGATGTACCACTTCCAACAGATGGAATGCCGCTCTGTGCCGCGAGATGCCGATATGCCCGTACTCCCGGCCCTTACCTACAACAGCTAGTGTACCGCAACCTTGAATAATACTATGTTCATGGTATGTTGCAGCCTGCCCTCGCCTTCCGGGAGCCAGTCCGAAGCGCATGACCCGGCCCTTCCGCCGCCACCAGGAGATGGTCAGCAACATCGTCCGCGCTATCGCCGGGCGCCAGACGGATGTGCGCGACATCCTCGCGGCGGTCACGCCGGGCGGCGGGAAGAGCCTGCTGCCGGTCATCGCCGCAGCCCGCTTGATCGAGGCGGGCGTCGCCGATCGGGTCTGCTGGATCGTCCCCCGCGACAGCCTGAGGCTTCAGGCTGAAGAAGCCTTCATCGACCCGGTATGGCGTACGGCCCTAGGACACAGCCTGACCGTGCGGGCAGCCGAGAATGCTCCCGATCCCTGCCGCGGCTTACAGGGTTATGTCACCACATACCAGGCGGTCGCGGCGGCGCCCGAGCTTCACCTGGCCGAGTTCCAGCGCCACAAGTACCTGCTGGCGATTGATGAGCTCCACCATCTGCCGGCCCTTTCGGACCTCGACAACCTGATCAATGCCGCCGACGAAACGGCTTGGAGCCACAGCATCCTGCCGCTGCTGGAGCTGTCGGCGGTACGCCTCCTAATGTCCGGCACCTTGCAGAGGACGGACGGCAAGGCGATCCTGTGGTTGCCGTACAAGCAACCACAGGGGGCACGACGGACGCGGGAGATCGATTTCAACGCCGAAAGCTGGGCGATCGTCGGATACAGCCGCCGGCAGGCCCTGGCCGAACGCGCCGTCCTGCCCGTTACCTTCGGGGCCCTCGACGGCGATGCGGAATGGCGCGACCCGCTATCCCAGCAGCGCACCGTCGACTCCCTGTCGCAATCGGGGGAACTTGCCCATGACGCGCTTTTCACGGTGCTTCGGACGGAGTTCGCCGACTCCCTGTTGCGGGTCGCCTACCGGGCCTGCCGCGACCATCGCGCCGCGCGCCGAAAGGCCATGGGCGCCGGCCCCGGGGACGACGCCCGGGGGCTTGGCAAGCTGCTGGTCGTAGCCCCCGACCAGGCGACCGCCTGGCGCTATGTGGAAAGCCTCCGGTCCCGCTTCCCGATGGATCTGCGGGAGATCATGGTGCGGGCCGCCATGAGCGACGTAGCGGATTCCCAGGAAGCCATCGCGGAGTTCCGCATGCGCCCTTTTCCGGCCATTCTGGTCACGGTCTCGATGGCGTACGAGGGAATGGACTGCCCGGAGATCACGCATATCGCCTGCCTGACACACATCCGTTCGCGGCCCTGGCTGGAACAGATGATCGCCCGCGCGACGCGGGTCGATCCCCATGCAGGCGACTATGATGGCCAGTCGGCCCTGGTCTATCACCCAGACGACCCGATGTTCCGCAGTTTCCGCCACCAGATCGAGACGGAACAGGGCACCAAGGCCCGGGTACCCAAGCGCCGGGCCCAGCACGCGCTGCCGCTCGACGGCATCGACCGCGAGCGGGTGCCGGCGATCACGCCGCTGCACTCCAACGCCACGGCGCTGCGGTTCGACACGGTGGCGCCCGGCCCCGATTTCGGCTCGCCCGCCCCCCCGACGCCGGCGGACGGCCTCCAGGTCCAGCCCGGTCTGCCGCTGATCGAGCCGCCGTCGATCGCCGAGCACCGGCTGCGCCAGCGCATCGGGCAGATGGTCGCCGCCCAGGTGATCGAGGACGAGGACGCTCACCTGATCCGCCGCAATTCCGGCTACCATGCCTACAACGCGATCCTGAAGCGGGTACTGGGCAAGAGCCGTGCGGAAATGACGCTGGCCGAACTGGAGGCTGCGGTGGGCTGGCTGGAACGCAACCGGCTGAGCGACCATTCCGCCCTGATCGACAACGATCCACAGTACCGCTGGTCCTCCTCGAAGCGCGGCGGCACGATCCGCCTCGGCCCCCACAAGTTCTGATCCCGCCGCTT contains:
- a CDS encoding DEAD/DEAH box helicase, whose product is MTRPFRRHQEMVSNIVRAIAGRQTDVRDILAAVTPGGGKSLLPVIAAARLIEAGVADRVCWIVPRDSLRLQAEEAFIDPVWRTALGHSLTVRAAENAPDPCRGLQGYVTTYQAVAAAPELHLAEFQRHKYLLAIDELHHLPALSDLDNLINAADETAWSHSILPLLELSAVRLLMSGTLQRTDGKAILWLPYKQPQGARRTREIDFNAESWAIVGYSRRQALAERAVLPVTFGALDGDAEWRDPLSQQRTVDSLSQSGELAHDALFTVLRTEFADSLLRVAYRACRDHRAARRKAMGAGPGDDARGLGKLLVVAPDQATAWRYVESLRSRFPMDLREIMVRAAMSDVADSQEAIAEFRMRPFPAILVTVSMAYEGMDCPEITHIACLTHIRSRPWLEQMIARATRVDPHAGDYDGQSALVYHPDDPMFRSFRHQIETEQGTKARVPKRRAQHALPLDGIDRERVPAITPLHSNATALRFDTVAPGPDFGSPAPPTPADGLQVQPGLPLIEPPSIAEHRLRQRIGQMVAAQVIEDEDAHLIRRNSGYHAYNAILKRVLGKSRAEMTLAELEAAVGWLERNRLSDHSALIDNDPQYRWSSSKRGGTIRLGPHKF
- a CDS encoding cation:proton antiporter, with amino-acid sequence MDPYITLLTGLGLVILGIAWLPMLLRGLPLSLPIFCVLLGLGLFIAPGVSSDPDFIAQSTFIERITELVVIIALLGAGLKLDRPVGWRRWRTTWLLLAVTMPLSIAGIALIGVWTLGLSLPAAILLGAVLAPTDPVLASDIQVGPPQSGGEDEVRFSLTSEAGLNDGLAFPFTHLAIAMAAASAAGITGPGWWTVDWLLNAVLWKLTAGVAIGWAVGRFLGFLVFRLPAQARIADTREGLAALGITLVSYGVAELVHGYGFLAVFVAATTLRHTERSHDYNESLHTFSEQIEKLLMMVVLVLFGGAIAGGLLSALTWQAVLAGLAFLFVVRPVAGLIGLAGTRLPLSERAVIGFFGIRGIGSFYYLAYAVNHTELAEQHLLWAVTGFVVAVSILVHGISVTPVMNRLEVRWRRRDPRQVGTGANPDGVSVRSPMHEPEDGGGRNERVETTERLL
- a CDS encoding ATP-binding protein: MTSALLSSNPPGQAFLTLAHDSYLVVLACLICLFSCYTSLTLLAQARGSGSPESGARPVLRRQDPRRPQQWAWCAAAASVAGCGAWATHFVAMLAWLPGVQVGYDLKLTTLSIIVAIIGMGLSFAVALSGREGGLRGGALAGAAIAAMHFIGMAAVHSPARLAHGSLEAAVSVALSIGLGMAAFRMVGRPGAARRCAGTLTLTAAICALHFTAMLGVTVEPYPSTAVPGNVIAPRSLAIAVAAVSMTIITFGLAGSILDQHLASRAEREARRLRRYVAELEATQRELRSTAHDLTRALEAAAAASQAKSLFLATMSHELRTPLNAVIGFAELMANESYGPLGDARYRDYSGIIRDSGSHLLNLINDVLDISKLDANRLELLDDTVDVRHLLADAVHMISGQVEKAELTLSCRPPPHGVRLKADARRIRQVLLNLLSNAVKFTPSGGSISVTAEPSGDGFEITVCDTGIGIASEDIPTAFERFGQVDNRFCRRYEGTGLGLPLAKRLMELHGGTLDLASVVGSGTRVSCRFPAERIVMLADAGS
- the serA gene encoding phosphoglycerate dehydrogenase, producing MSRLSFPKEKISILLLEGIHENAVVDLAEHGYTNVIRLPKALDEADLIERLSGVHMVGIRSRSQLTETVLRQADKLMAIGCFCIGTNQVDLNTARRLGIPVFNAPHSNTRSVAELVMGEIIMLMRGIWDKSRIVHQGGWVKSAKDSYEIRGKVLGIVGYGHIGTQLSVIAEALGMRVRFFDTQKKLALGNAQQCRTLDELLTLSDVVSLHVPDTPQTRDMIGPEQLRAMKNGAYLINAARGSIIDIDALAAALKSGHLRGAAIDVFPVEPASDADEFASPLRDLPNVILTPHIGGSTMEAQANIGNEVARKLIEYSDNGSTMGAVNFPEVQLPVRESGVRFLHIHANVPGVLRKLNEVFASRGLNMAAQYLQTDPSIGYVVFDVDGEVDDQEILADMRAIDGTLRSRVLYDRRR